The genomic interval TGGCAAGACCTCTGGCGCTACCGAGAACTGTTCTATTTTTTGGCCTGGCGCGATATTTTAGTGCGCTACAAGCAGACGGCCATTGGCATTATCTGGGCCTTAATTCGCCCATTTTTGACCATGGTGGTCTTTACCGTGGTGTTTGGCAAAATTGCCCAGCTGCCCTCCGACGGCGTGCCCTACCCAATTTTGGTGTTTGCGGGTATGCTGCCCTGGCAATTTTTTGCCAACGCCCTAGCCGAGTGCAGCAACAGCCTAATTTCCAACGCCAATTTAATTTCTAAGGTGTATTTTCCCCGCCTGGTGGTGCCCACCAGCGCCGTAATTGTCAGCCTGGTCGATTTTTTCATCTCTGGCATTATTCTGCTGGGGCTGATGGTGGTCTACGACTTTGTGCCCAGCTGGCGGATTATTACCCTGCCCTTTTTCATCGCCATTGCCTTCGCCGCCGCCATGGGGGCAGGTCTGCTGCTGGCCACCCTCAACGTCAAATACCGCGACTTTCGCTACGTGG from Leptolyngbya sp. KIOST-1 carries:
- a CDS encoding ABC transporter permease codes for the protein MRDPSAELVIAAGRTQRQYWQDLWRYRELFYFLAWRDILVRYKQTAIGIIWALIRPFLTMVVFTVVFGKIAQLPSDGVPYPILVFAGMLPWQFFANALAECSNSLISNANLISKVYFPRLVVPTSAVIVSLVDFFISGIILLGLMVVYDFVPSWRIITLPFFIAIAFAAAMGAGLLLATLNVKYRDFRYVVPFILQFGLYISPVGFSSSVVPEQWRWLYSLNPMVGVIDGFRWAILGDSSLYLPGFSLSVGLVLFLLWYGIRYFRAYERTFADVI